From Daphnia pulicaria isolate SC F1-1A chromosome 4, SC_F0-13Bv2, whole genome shotgun sequence, one genomic window encodes:
- the LOC124337517 gene encoding protein lap4-like isoform X3: MFKIFKGCNRQVEYVDKRHCSLPSVPEDLWRYSRSLEELLLDANHIRDLPKNFFRLAKLRKLSLSDNEIQRIPQDIQNFENLVELDVSRNDISDIPETIKHVKALQVADFSSNPIPRLPAGFVQLKNLTVLGLNDMSLSSLPLDFGSLSNLQSVELRENLLRTLPESMSQLTKLERLDLGDNDIEILPAHIGSLPALTELWLDHNQLGQLPKELCQLTNLACLDVSENHLDSMPEEIGGLISLTDLHLSQNFLESLPDGIGALSKLTILKVDQNRLTTLNYAIGKCVALQELILTENFLTELPTSIGNMTKLTNLNVDRNRLHELPVEVGHLVCLNVLSLRENKLHFLPNELGDCSELHVLDVSGNRLQYLPLSLTGLNLKAIWLSENQAQPMLTFQTDIDEHTGEQVLTCFLLPQLEYQNEQQVASVSSPPMMSQTDADSDTADPNRTSFVKFAEDSDGDDDKETPFVRHNTPHPKDLKAKAQKHFKGKKIDGKVVHHDEQDGLKEGEAFKPDRTAQELPYRRSSPLPPLQLIDLPDRRDDEFTGRSGPIYPKEQQYEDQRQTSSPSPVPEIHEKAVAFVDQYEHRSIEEADENEEDFDGGDERVPHEKSKLSRRDTPHYLKNKRIHEPMDKEKAMALITSALKKQEMTQQQPQQPSTSSNQSEDEEDRLPTPPPLPDDESVDNEQQVEVLEIQYEIHIERTTSGLGLSIAGGKGSTPYRGDDEGIFISRVTEGGPAEMAGLRVGDKLVAVNGMSCIDVDHYEAVDILKAAGPSLVVHFIREVTRLVPPAGEEEEQQMRQQEQPESEKPASPLISEPSAVPAAPKPAPRMSIGSSSSLQAVREMDKPISNGVPNPAPRLSFTQSQAAAAVANQVHSETAIVDQRPYSPPPSSVVPNKSAVSPVAPTSVAPVLTSFPSSLSSQIIRPASQPPPPPTQSQSMPAEMGAKQPNGLELRKERVYITLLRDHTGLGFSISGGKGGNPYKDGSDSVYVSRIMEGGPAEKDGKLKIGDHVISINGVDVEGARHDQVVAMLTGLERFVRLVVERESWLPPSHLKSPKMFGTPRPYTSLYSPNSYMANRPNYAGLSSMPTSPLIGSMSSPLTTSSPSVNQSARQQFLAASPERKSGNVEPSPLPTAKNALALPSGEEVPKHVTNEQFQAMIPAHFVQPEPQQPGSSIVINVKQPDPVGGALSEFQFPAVPTQLGKVTETITKSTLTETIVTRVTNNKLGALPIIIEDVILQKGAGPLGLSIVGGNDHSCVPFGADDPGVFISKVIPEGVAAKTMRLRIGDRILKVNGRDVSKASHQDAVQALLEPTAELILTVQHDPPPKGLQDFTIYRNEGEKLGMNIKGGLRGHPGNPLDKHDEGVFISKINHGGAARRDGRLKVGMRLLEVNGISLLGASHQESVNSLRTSGDVIHLLICDGYDAAEVERLQSEGVLTREAKSTSESVSSLDRIGEEPNHDMIKGDEAQDDGCCDREESEEIAKTTGSSLPVSPMLGDRDKTSEKVLDAVRAAEMLVSNMVPKSPGPNRVDMKTTTIVMSKHTLAPQTSTPIAPRANLGEAGLAEEGGDAISPAPSPLPGRLTPTALRHAGSDHPSDRSSSSCGNSPIPPIIQDAMPPPATPAVPKTAPQGVGLTGPSPDKMTFSAKKRFFEKEIEETITPAAKPEKRFSFLSEDEVNKLKQEEERKIANLTSEQLLNMSRLDDVDEEDEDEIDEANEPHVEPVAVAVTVTTVPTAQHPSIVRTAKAEKRLKDKLTREGLELSEEEKMLSPTEQRALQAKKRAAWREARLKSLEQDAMQAEMVIKRMSEYNQSADSSSGSLSASLRNATNPLDGSDDNGNNNRSIPDYTNNNQMDPENNVQDGIEEEDEDDEADVDNLDQAGLGGTDNVATSTNNGRQKKKKNKKSKNR; the protein is encoded by the exons atgttcaaaatattCAAAGGATGCAATCGTCAGGTTGAGTATGTGGATAAGCGTCACTGTTCGTTACCTAGCGTCCCCGAAGATCTCTGGCGTTATTCAAGAAGTCTAGAAGAGCTACTGCTTGATGCCAATCATATTAGAGACTTGCCCAAG AATTTCTTCAGGCTGGCAAAGTTGCGAAAGCTTAGTCTCAGTGACAATGAGATTCAAAGGATTCCACAAGACATCcaaaactttgaaaacttAGTGGAGCTAGATGTTTCTAGAAATG ATATCTCTGACATTCCGGAAACGATCAAACATGTCAAGGCTCTGCAAGTGGCTGATTTCAGCAGCAACCCTATACCAAGATTACCCGCCGGATTCGTTCAGTTGAAGAACCTTACCGTCCTTGGATTGAATGATATGTCCCTGAGTTCACTTCCACTCGATTTTGGAAG TCTGAGTAATCTACAAAGCGTGGAGCTGCGAGAGAATTTGTTGCGGACTTTACCCGAGTCCATGTCTCAACTGACCAAACTCGAGAGGCTGGACCTCGGTGACAATGACATTGAAATCTTG CCCGCACATATTGGAAGTTTGCCCGCCTTGACGGAACTTTGGCTCGATCACAATCAGTTAGGCCAGTTACCCAAAGAGCTGTGCCAGTTGACCAATCTGGCTTGTTTGGACGTCTCCGAGAATCATTTAGACAGCATGCCGGAAGAAATTGGTGGCTTGATTTCTCTAACGGACCTGCATCTTTCACAGAACTTCCTCGAATCGCTTCCAGACGGAATTGGTGCCCTCTCTAAGCTAACCATTTTAAAAGTGGACCAGAATCGGCTCACGACACTCAACTATGCCATCGGAAA ATGCGTCGCCCTGCAAGAGCTTATCCTCACGGAAAACTTCCTGACGGAGTTGCCAACTTCTATAGGAAATATGACCAAGCTGACTAATCTGAATGTGGATCGTAATCGCCTTCACGAGTTACCGGTCGAAGTTGGCCATTTGGTCTGCCTGAACGTTTTGTCGCTGCGTGAGAATAAACTTCATTTCCTACCCAATGAATTGGGTGACTGCAGTGAACTCCACGTACTCGACGTGTCCGGCAACCG aCTGCAATACCTGCCCTTATCGCTGACCGGTTTAAACCTGAAGGCTATTTGGCTTTCAGAAAATCAAGCCCAACCCATGCTAACTTTCCAGACGGATATCGATGAGCACACTGGCGAACAAGTACTCACGTGCTTTTTGCTTCCCCAACTCGAGTACCAAAACGAACAACAAG TGGCCTCAGTGTCTTCGCCGCCCATGATGTCGCAGACGGATGCAGACAGTGACACCGCTGACCCCAACCGGACCTCTTTCGTCAAATTTGCCGAGGATTCTGATGGAGATGACGACAAGGAGACGCCTTTTGTGCGTCACAACACGCCACATCCCAAGGACCTGAAAGCCAAGGCTCAGAAACATTTCAAAGGCAAGAAAATCGATGGCAAAGTCGTCCATCATGACGAACAGGATGGACTTAAAGAAGGCGAAGCTTTCAAACCAGATCGTACTGCACAAGAATTGCCTTATCGGCGATCGTCTCCTTTGCCTCCACTTCAACTGATTGATTTGCCTGACCGAAGAGATGACGAATTCACGGGCCGAAGTGGACCAATATATCCCAAAGAGCAGCAATACGAAGACCAGAGGCAAACATCTTCGCCGTCTCCTGTACCAGAGATTCATGAAAAAGCTGTTGCCTTTGTCGACCAATACGAACATAGAAGCATAGAAGAAGCCGATGAAAATGAAGAG GATTTCGATGGAGGAGACGAACGAGTTCCTCATGAAAAGTCTAAGCTGTCAAGACGTGATACACCTCactatttgaaaaacaaacgaattCACGAACCAATGGACAAGGAAAAGGCTATGGCATTGATTACAAGCGCTCTCAAGAAACAGGAGATGACCCAGCAACAGCCACAGCAGCCGTCTACGTCATCGAACCAGTCTGAAGATGAGGAAGATCGCCTTCCTACGCCACCTCCGCTTCCTGAT gATGAGTCTGTCGATAACGAACAGCAGGTGGAAGTCTTGGAGATTCAATACGAGATTCACATCGAAAGGACAACAAGTGGCTTGGGACTGAGTATCGCCGGCGGGAAAGGGTCCACTCCTTATCGTGGTGACGACGAAGGTATCTTCATATCTAGAGTGACCGAAGGTGGGCCGGCCGAAATGGCAGGATTGCGAGTGGGTGACAAACTGGTGGCCGTCAATGGgatgtcgtgcattgacgttgatCACTATGAAGCGGTGGACATTCTAAAAGCTGCCGGCCCTAGTCTGGTGGTGCACTTCATCAGAGAGGTGACCCGACTTGTTCCGCCTGCAGGCGAAGAGGAGGAGCAGCAGATGCGACAACAAGAACAGCCAGAATCAGAAAAGCCCGCCTCGCCGTTGATATCAGAGCCCTCTGCAGTACCTGCAGCACCTAAACCGGCTCCCAGAATGTCTATCGGCTCGAGTTCCAGTCTACAGGCTGTTAGAGAGATGGACAAGCCGATCAGCAACGGTGTGCCAAACCCTGCTCCCCGACTTAGTTTCACCCAGTctcaagcagcagcagcggtagCCAATCAAGTCCATTCCGAGACGGCTATTGTGGATCAGCGCCCATATTCACCACCTCCTAGTTCAGTGGTGCCCAACAAATCCGCTGTTTCTCCAGTTGCCCCAACGTCTGTTGCCCCGGTGCTCACTTCTTTCCCTAGTAGCCTATCATCGCAAATTATTCGCCCGGCTTCGCAACCTCCTCCACCGCCGACTCAGTCGCAATCCATGCCCGCAGAAATGGGTGCTAAACAACCAAATGGTCTGGAGCTAAGAAAGGAGCGTGTGTATATTACGCTGTTACGAGACCATACAGGTTTGGGTTTCAGCATCTCAGGAGGCAAAGGAGGCAATCCTTACAAAGATGGATCAGAT TCCGTCTACGTATCCCGCATTATGGAAGGAGGGCCTGCCGAAAAAGACGGCAAACTGAAAATCGGAGATCACGTCATTTCC atcaATGGCGTCGATGTGGAAGGTGCTCGGCACGATCAAGTTGTTGCCATGCTGACTGGTTTGGAACGTTTCGTCCGGTTGGTTGTGGAGCGTGAATCATGGCTTCCTCCTAGCCATTTAAAATCACCAAAGATGTTTGGTACTCCACGACCTTACACCAGCCTATACAGCCCCAATAGTTATATGGCCAACCGGCCTAATTATGCTGGCCTTTCAAGCATGCCGACGTCGCCCTTGATTGGTTCCATGTCATCACCTTTGACTACAAG TTCACCGAGCGTCAACCAATCAGCCCGGCAGCAATTCCTTGCCGCGTCTCCTGAAAGAAAGAGCGGAAATGTAGAGCCGTCGCCGCTTCCGACAGCGAAAAACGCCTTGGCCTTGCCGTCCGGAGAGGAAGTGCCGAAGCACGTTACCAATGAACAATTCCAGGCCATGATACCAGCTCATTTCGTTCAACCTGAGCCTCAGCAGCCCGGTTCTAGTATCGTCATCAATGTCAAGCAACCAGATCCTGTTGGTGGGGCGCTGAGCGAATTTCAGTTCCCTGCCGTGCCCACCCAGTTGGGCAAAGTCACGGAAACCATCACAAAAAGTACACTGACGGAAACCATCGTCACCCGCGTCACCAACAATAAACTCGGTGCACTTCCTATCATTATTGAG GATGTGATTCTGCAGAAAGGTGCCGGTCCGTTGGGTCTTAGCATTGTCGGTGGGAACGATCATTCGTGTGTACCATTTGGTGCCGACGACCCGGGAGTCTTCATATCGAAA GTCATTCCGGAAGGTGTGGCTGCTAAAACGATGCGACTACGGATCGGTGATCGGATCCTCAAGGTTAACGGCAGGGATGTTTCCAAGGCAAGCCACCAGGATGCTGTCCAAGCACTGTTGGAACCCACAGCGGAGCTCATCTTAACCGTTCAACACGATCCGCCACCAAAAGGGTTGCAGGATTTCACAATTTACAGGAACGAAGGCGAGAAACTCGGCATGAACATTAAAGGTGGTTTGCGTGGACATCCGGGTAATCCTCTCGACAAACACGACGAAGGTGTTTTCATCTCCAAAATCAATCACGGCGGTGCAGCTAGACGAGACGGCCGTTTGAAg GTCGGTATGCGTTTGCTTGAGGTGAACGGTATTAGCTTGCTGGGAGCCTCTCATCAGGAGTCTGTGAACTCTTTAAGGACTTCCGGTGATGTCATCCATTTGCTCATCTGCGATGGATACGATGCTGCTGAAGTAGAACGACTCCAATCAGAGGGCGTACTAACTCGCGAAGCAAAATCAACATCCGAAAGTGTTTCGAGTCTTGATAGAATTGGCGAGGAGCCTAATCACGACATGATCAAG GGAGACGAGGCTCAAGACGACGGTTGCTGTGATCGTGAAGAATCCGAAGAAATTGCCAAGACCACTGGTTCTTCTTTGCCGGTCAGTCCGATGTTGGGTGATCGAGACAAAACTTCAGAGAag GTGTTGGACGCTGTGCGAGCCGCTGAAATGCTCGTGTCTAACATGGTGCCTAAATCGCCTGGTCCAAATCGAGTTGACATGAAAACGACGACGATTGTCATGTCAAAACATACACTAGCTCCGCAAACAAGCACG CCCATAGCTCCTCGCGCTAATTTGGGTGAGGCGGGTCTTGCTGAAGAAGGTGGCGATGCTATTTCGCCGGCACCCTCCCCGCTTCCGGGGCGATTAACTCCGACGGCTTTGCGACATGCCGGTTCGGATCATCCATCGGatcgcagcagcagtagctgtGGCAATAGCCCTATTCCTCCCATAATCCAG GATGCCATGCCTCCTCCCGCCACTCCCGCCGTACCGAAAACGGCACCGCAGGGAGTTGGTTTGACTGGTCCCAGCCCGGATAAGATGACTTTTAGTGCCAAGAAGCGATTCTTTGAGAAGGAGATTGAAGAGACAATTACACCCGCAGCTAAACCTG AAAAGAGATTCAGCTTTTTGAGTGAGGATGAAGTCAACAAattgaaacaagaagaag AAAGGAAAATTGCCAATCTTACTAGCGAGCAACTGCTCAACATGAGCCGTTTAGACGACGTTGATGAAgaggatgaagatgaaataGATGAAGCAAATGAACCCCATGTTGAGCCCGTCGCTGTAGCCGTCACG GTCACAACCGTCCCGACAGCCCAGCATCCTTCCATCGTTCGTACCGCCAAAGCAGAAAAACGTCTTAAGGATAAACTAACACGCGAG GGTTTAGAACTCAGTGAAGAGGAGAAAATGTTATCGCCAACTGAGCAAAGAGCTTTACAG GCTAAGAAACGAGCGGCATGGAGGGAGGCTCGTTTGAAATCACTGGAGCAAGACGCCATGCAGGCTGAGATGGTCATTAAGAGAATGAGCGAATATAACCAATCGGCTGATTCGAGCTCTGGATCTTTGTCGGCATCGTTACGTAACGCAACCAATCCGCTCGATGGCAGTGATGACAACGGCAACAATAATCGATCAATTCCGGATTACACGAATAATAACCAG ATGGATCCTGAAAACAACGTTCAGGATggtattgaagaagaagatgaagatgacgaagcGGATGTCGATAACCTCGATCAGGCCGGTCTCGGTGGAACAGATAACGTGGCCACATCAACAAACAACGGacgccagaagaagaagaaaaacaagaagtcTAAGAATCGGTAG